gtccttcatctcaaattctttaaacatGTATCTTTGCAAGGCCGTACGTTCTTCCGGATATTTTCATGTTATCACCATATCATTTACATACACAATGAGTGCAGTAAGCCTCccatttttccttttcaaaAATAGAGTATGATCAAAGTTACTTTGTCTATAACCAAACGCTCTCATAGATTTTGTGAATCTTCCAAACTATGCTCGAGGAGactgtttcaaaccatacaaggaTTTCTTCAACCTGCACACCTTTCTCTTGTAATTATTTGGAGCATTACATTCTGGTGGAAgatccatataaatctcttctgtCAAATCTCCATGCAAGAAGACATTTTTCACATCGAACTGCTGTAAAGGCCAATTAAGATTTGCAGCCAAGGACAACAAAACACGGATTGTGTTGATTTTGGTCACATGAGCAAAAATATCTGTATAATCGATTCCATATTTTTAAATGTACCTTTTTGCTACCAGTCTTGCCTTGAAGCGATCTCCCGTCCCATCAGCTTTGTATTTTACAATATAGACTCATTTGCATCCCATAGGTTTTTTACCAGCTGGCAAGTCTGTGATCTCCCAGGTAACATTCTTCTTTAAAGACTTCAATTCTTCATCCATTACTGCTTGCCAACGTGGATCAGCTAAAGCCTTCTGCACAATGTTAGGAATAGATATAGTAGATAATTGATATACAAATGACTTACTTGAGTCTGACATGTGGCTGGTAGACACAACATTACTTAACGGGTATAACACATTAGATTTTGGGTTTGGTCTATTAATTAGGTACCTAGTTTTGCATTTAAGGTCTGCTTCGCAAGTAAGTTTAGGAATACCTTGGTTGACACAGTTAGGGAGACAACATGGTGGTGGTGTATCCGGGAGCGAAGATAATTGATTATGGATATTAGGGCTCAAAGGTGGTGAGACCGATTGTGAGATAGCAGGCATCACTGAGTTGTTCAATGGTGAGGAAGTTGGCAAAGAGTTGTCCAATGGTGAAGAAGGTACAACATTTTCCAGCTGTGTCGGTTCGTCCCTTTCGAAGTTTTCAACATTGTtttcatgtgaatgatcaccacttaACTCCAAGACATCACCACCTAATTCCAAGTTATTCACATCATTATTTTCTTGTGAATCATCACCACTTGTCTCCAAGACATCACCGCTTAAATCCAAATGATTCacaatattattttcttgtgAATCATCACCACTTGTCTCCAATATATCACCATTTAAATCCAAATGATTCACAATTTCTATATCAGGAATAGTATAATCAAGAGTTTGAACTTCTACTTGATTCTGTCCATGAAGTCCAGACTCGGAATGGACAAAGTACATATCGTTTTCATGAAATACAACATCCACAGTGACAAACAACTTAGTCGGAGGGTGATAGTAGCGATatccttttttatttgaggCATAACCCACAAACATACACAGTAAGGCTTGAGGTTCAAGCTTACTCATCTGTTGTTTATTGTGATGAACGAAGGCCACACAGCTAAACGCATAAGGTGGAAGATTTGGTACTACATGAGCATCAACATGTGAAGAGAGAACCTGAAGTGGTGTTTGAAAATCAACTGACCGGGATGGAACATGATTAATGAGATACACATATGAGGTGAGAACTTCTCCCCAATATGACAACGGGAGACATGCCTCGAGTAAGGAAGCATGAACAAACTTCAGAAGGTGACGGTTCTTATGTTCtacaactccattttgttgtgaagTATATGGACACATAGTTTGATGAACGATACCCTAATGTTCCCAAAAGGCACAAAGTTCAGACTTCACATACTCGCCACCATTATCACTTCTGAGAACCTATATTCGTGACTTATATTGCACTTGCACCATTTTGTGAAATTGCTTGAACAAGGAAGTAACTTCACTTTTGGACTTCATCAAACAAACCCAAGTCATACAtgtgcaatcatcaataaaagtaacaaaccaataaCCACCACCAAATGTAGCAGTTTTagatggtccccaaacatcaaaatggATTATCATAAATGGAACATAACTTTTTGTCAAACTGGGCGAAAACGAAGTACGATGACTTTTAGCCAattcacaaacaccacatttaaagCTAGAAACATCATTCTTAAGAAATATTTTAGGAAACAGCTTTCGTAAATAACCGAAAGAAGCATGTCCAAGTCTatgatgccacaaccaaacctTCAAAGCTTTGTTCTGCTCCCCTTGAGGTCCTTCCACAGTAATAGCTTGTGTCAACATCTGGGTACTGTTCGATGTTATCTCCAAGTAGTAAAGTTTCCCCTTctaataccataaccaatcgtcTTGCGAGTCCGAATATCCTTAAAGACACAAAAGGAATGCCAAAAACTCACAAGACAATATAGGGCGACGGTTATTTGAGAAATAgataataaattataatcaagAGAATGAACAACAAGCACGGTATCAAGACTAAGGGTATCTGAAAGGGAGACAGTTCATTCCCCGATAATAGGGGCAAGATTACAGTTGGTGACACTCACGATAGTTTTGGTGGATGGTTTTAAGGTTTGTACCTGTCTAgaatcacaagtcatatgttcaGTACCACCAAAATCAATTATCCACGTATTATTTGTAACAGAGGCAGAAACCTTTAAAGTCGTGATTCCAATTTCGCCCAAAGTTCTCGAGCAAAAGTCACGCCAACCGTGAAAGGAATTAATGATTTATAAAGAGTTGAATTAATCCAGATAAGAATGTTTTAATCATTCTCAAACCAAGTGACATAGGCTGGATTGAGAGTTGCAATCTGATTCCCTAACAAATCAAGAAGAAATTTGGGCACTGCCGCCATAGTTCTATCAATTAGACTAGTGAGTTTGTAACAACGGAAGATCGGAGCAAACAAAGCGTTCCATGTCAGATAATTTGTAGTAGTGAGCTTGATCGGAACCATGGATCCAATATTTTGGATTGTAATGGAAGAAGAAATTGCAGAGTTATGGTTTGGAATTACATTAGGAAACGAAGGAACAGGAGAATCCGATTTCGAAGAAGGAGATGCAGAGGTCTCCATAACTGTAGGTTGAAGAAGAAAGCATGGTCAAGATCAAGAAATCGATCAATTGattggagaagacgaagaaaattAGGCGGTGCAGAGAGAAGCGGGAAAATTGGATCGAAGAGGTGTCGTGAGACCAAAGGTGGTTGATACCATATTAGGAAAAGTAATTTTCCATTCATCAAATGAATAACATTACACTTTGGGTATTTATACAAAAGCTATCACAACTAACAGACAAGAAAAACCTTCAAAATTAACTAAATTTCCTTAGTCTATAAGCATTATCTCTTGTAGGTGTAATTACATTTGTATTCTTAATACATACTTGGTACCATACTTTTAGAAAAATATATCTTAACaattacaatgaaaaacaactaaCGCAAGACATCTTTAGAGGCGCGTGATTAGAAGAATGATACCAATTGTATATAAATAAACTAAAACATATAGCTTACAAATGAAGCAAAAACATGAAACCACCCACCAATGGGAgtactttgtttctgtttttgttttttttaagttttaaattttaaattcattcaaaactAAAATATGGTGAATtacttttatcttcttttggttCAACTGTACTTTTTGAAATTCTTAAAAGGCAATAGGGTTTAATGTGAACATTAAACATTGTACATCGCGCATAATGCATCATAATtataaaaatgtttttgtaaataaaaaaatttcatgccCCACCGTACCACGTcgtaatataaaaataaaaaaaataaaaaaaattataaaaaaaaaacctttcacATGTGTAAGTAATAATTCATGTACCTCAAGTTATTATTAGTGAATATCTTTTATCTTTTAACTATTAATTTTcatacaacaataacaacaaagtcttttcctactaagtggggtcggctatatgaatcctagaacgccattgcgctcggttttgtgtcatgtcctccgttagatctaagtactctaagtcttttcttagagtctcttccaaagttttcctagatcTTCCTTTACCCCTTCGACCTTtgacctctgtcccgtagtcgcatcttttaaccggagcgtcaataggccttctttgcacatgtccaaaccaccgtaaccgattttctctcatctttccttcaatttcggctacgatggtttggacatgtgcaaagaagacctactgacgctccggttagaagatgcgactatgagaCAGAGGTCCaaggccaaaggggtagagaaagacccaggaaaattttggaagagacACTAAGAAAAGactgagtacttggatctaacggatgacatgacacagaactaagcgcaatgacgttctatgATTCATATAGCTGACCTTACTTAATGGGAAAaaaatttgttgttgttgtatgaaaATTaatagttaaaaaataaaagatattcACTAATAATAACTTGAGGTACATGAATTATTACTTACACATGTgaaaggtttttattttttattttttatattacgGCGTGGTACGGTGgtgcatgaattttttttatttacaacaaCATTTTTATAATTATGGTGCATTATgtttagggctggaaaaaaaataccgaaaatcccaaaccatactgaaaccgaaccgaaaaaatacCGAACCAAAAATCCCGAAAATTTTGATACCAAAACCGAACTGATCCCGAatattttggtttgggattcggTCTCACACTTTGAATAATTCGGTATTCCCGAACCGAACTTTGCTAatgtaacatatatatatatatatatatatgttagtgTGTGGTGTGGTGCTGACAAAAGTAGGATGGGTGTGTGGTGTGGTGAAGTAGGATGGATGGGTCATGGGTGCTTGTTTTCTATACAGAACTATGTCTGTCTCTCTCTTATTTTCTGTCTCATCAGTCATTTTTCTCGTATTCTCTCTCTACAACCCATAAACCACCTAACCCTTTATCTTTCACTTATTTTCCATATCTTCTCTCTCGtattgtctctctctctctctctctctacaacccAGAAACCACCCCTACTCACTTCAAAACCGAAACCACCCTTCCTTCCACTCAATCTAAAACCGAGCTGACATCGTACTCTCTCATTTCATTTTGCCTTTCTCATATGCCTTCACTTAGTCTCAGACTCTTTCTCCTTCTCGGATTCGAAGCTCAGCAGCCACCCACCGTTTAACAATCTCACTCTGACGAACTGTCTCCACTCCAGCAACCACCACATCTCACGACTTCATCCCCACCTCTGGTTCTCTCAAGTGATTCTCTGTGTTTGGGATTTCGAATTAAGGTTAGGGTTTCGAATTGGGGCTTAGGGTTTCAAATTGGGGGCTCGGGTCAGGACGAGGACGCATGTCTCTCTCTTCACTCACCCTACCATAAATCTTCGCTAATTCACTATCACTACGTCTCTTatttcaattaggatttttaaTGGAGGTTCAGATGATTTCAATTTCTATCTAGATGATTTCAATTAGGATTATTAATGTTCAGAGTatatcaaatttttattttttgcttatAGCTATTTCGGTTTTACTAAAGTTACGTCATACGTACCGAATCATTAAATTTCACTTAGCATAATACAGCTCCCAGATATTAGCGCACACAAATATATTATTCATACAAAGGGAACGAAACACAAAGTTACATGTTTAACAGAATACATAAAAGACAGTGCTGGACGACTGCGTATCACACAGCTGAGGTCACACACCAGGCACTACCTTATTATACACCAGACACAAAGTTACACGAGTAAAGATGATGATCTACTTCTTGTGGCCGCCAGGAAGCTTCTCTTTGACCTTCTCCATTATGCCTTTCTTTTCCTGGTGCTCTCCTATGTTCGCTGTCCCACCATAAGTTGCAGCAGTAGTTGACGTGTCATGAGAATACTGGTTATCCTTATGCCCACCTGGCAGCTTCTCCTTTGTCTTGTCCATCATACCCTTCTCCTGGTGGCGCTCTCCTTCTCCATCCTTGCTGCCACCAAATGGCAGCTTATCCTTTATCTTGTCCATTACACCCTTCTCCTGGTGGTGCTCGCCTTCTCCTGCATAGGTGGTCCCACCGCCGTACTGTGCACCGGTGGTCGGCTTTGCATGCAAGTACTGGTCATCCTTGCTAGCACCGCCTGGCAGCTTCTCCTTTACCTTGTCCGTCACACCCTTTTTCTGGTGGTGCTCTCCTTCTCCTGCATAGGTGGTCCCACCGCCGTAATGTGCACCGGTGGTCGGCTTTGCATGCGAGTACTGGTCATCCTTGCTAGCACCGCCTGGCAGCTGCTCCTTCACCTTGTCCATCACACCCTTCTTCTGGTCGCGCTCTCCTTCTCCTGCATAGGTGGTCCCA
This is a stretch of genomic DNA from Malus domestica chromosome 02, GDT2T_hap1. It encodes these proteins:
- the LOC103407093 gene encoding dehydrin Xero 2, with translation MANYGSTPEKTNENYGNPTYNGSAGAGRTDELGNVVQHGRTDTGYGTAHAKPGDEVIVGRHGGPAVLQRSGSSSSSEDDGLGGRRKKGLKEKIKEKLPGGGNKDDQYTHGTQTTTPYGGGTTYTGEGEHHQKRGVMDKVKEKLPGGGNKDDQYSHGTQTATPYGGGTTYAGEGERDQKKGVMDKVKEQLPGGASKDDQYSHAKPTTGAHYGGGTTYAGEGEHHQKKGVTDKVKEKLPGGASKDDQYLHAKPTTGAQYGGGTTYAGEGEHHQEKGVMDKIKDKLPFGGSKDGEGERHQEKGMMDKTKEKLPGGHKDNQYSHDTSTTAATYGGTANIGEHQEKKGIMEKVKEKLPGGHKK